The proteins below come from a single Yamadazyma tenuis chromosome 5, complete sequence genomic window:
- the MRT4 gene encoding mRNA turnover and ribosome assembly protein (COG:A; BUSCO:EOG09264W46; EggNog:ENOG503NYH0) encodes MPRSKRSKLVTLAQTDKKGKENKERIFDEVRSALDEFKYVFVLRLDDVRTPVLQEIRSDWAGSRLILGKRRVLEKALGDTTAEEYKDDLHQLSKLCDGVVGLLFTNEEINTVEDYFNAYTKQDYSRAKTRAPIDFTIPEGIVYSRGGQISIEEDVTMSHSLEETLRNKFKIPTKMKSGKIFLNEPYHVCTKGDVLDVRQALILKQFGIAASEFKVQMLGYYDGENNKVEKY; translated from the coding sequence CTAGATCTAAACGTTCCAAACTCGTAACATTGGCACAGACCGATAAGAAAGGCAAAGAGAACAAAGAAAGAATCTTTGATGAAGTGAGAAGTGCATTGGATGAGTTCAAATATGTGTTTGTCTTAAGGTTAGACGATGTTCGTACTCCAGTTTTACAAGAAATCAGAAGTGATTGGGCAGGATCTAGATTAATCCTCGGTAAAAGAAGAGTATTAGAAAAGGCTCTTGGTGATACTACAGCTGAAGAATATAAAGATGACTTGCATCAATTATCCAAATTATGTGATGGTGTGGTTGGGTTATTATTCACtaatgaagaaatcaacacTGTCGAAGATTATTTCAACGCATACACCAAACAAGATTACTCCAGAGCCAAAACTAGAGCCCCTATAGATTTCACTATACCTGAAGGAATTGTATATTCCAGAGGAGGCCAAATATCtatcgaagaagatgttACTATGTCTCATTCCTTAGAAGAGACTTTGAGAAACAAATTCAAGATTCCAACCAAGATGAAGTCTGGTAAGATTTTTTTGAATGAACCATACCATGTTTGTACTAAAGGAGATGTATTGGACGTTAGACAAGCGCTTATTTTGAAGCAATTTGGTATTGCCGCTTCTGAATTCAAAGTCCAAATGTTGGGTTATTATGATGGAGAAAACAATAAGGTTGAAAAGTACTAG